From Pseudovibrio sp. Tun.PSC04-5.I4, a single genomic window includes:
- a CDS encoding tripartite tricarboxylate transporter permease, with amino-acid sequence MELILAGSGLFFTPTAIALTAFGCFLGIIVGVLPGLGPLMGIVLLLPVAFHLPQAAAMGLLIAIYVGGSCGGSISAIILRIPGTPLAAATLLDGYPMAQNGRAQDAIGIAVTASSLGGLIGGMVLIFFSPILAEFALNFSPPEIFGMTLLGLISIIVVAQESPIKGLMAGAFGLLISTIGTDEFTNAYRFTFDSYNLYNGFHIVAMVVGLFAISEVFSKFRAEITWPSQRSTRSKRRFRQ; translated from the coding sequence ATGGAACTAATTTTAGCGGGCTCAGGCCTATTCTTCACACCCACGGCAATTGCTCTGACTGCATTTGGTTGCTTCCTGGGAATTATCGTTGGTGTCCTGCCCGGGTTGGGGCCTCTTATGGGGATAGTCCTGTTGCTCCCCGTGGCATTTCATCTGCCGCAAGCAGCTGCAATGGGTCTCTTAATCGCTATTTATGTCGGTGGGTCGTGCGGAGGATCAATCTCTGCGATTATACTGCGAATTCCCGGAACGCCACTAGCTGCTGCAACACTGCTCGATGGCTACCCAATGGCTCAAAATGGGCGAGCGCAAGACGCAATCGGAATTGCGGTAACAGCGTCTTCACTTGGGGGGCTTATCGGCGGTATGGTTCTAATCTTTTTCTCGCCCATTCTTGCCGAGTTTGCCTTGAATTTTAGCCCACCTGAAATCTTTGGTATGACTTTGCTTGGGCTCATCTCAATCATTGTTGTTGCTCAAGAAAGCCCCATTAAGGGCTTGATGGCAGGTGCCTTTGGCCTCTTGATTTCAACAATAGGCACCGATGAATTCACGAATGCATATCGCTTCACATTTGACTCCTATAATCTTTACAATGGCTTCCACATTGTTGCGATGGTCGTTGGTCTTTTTGCTATCTCTGAAGTTTTTTCCAAGTTCAGAGCGGAAATTACTTGGCCAAGCCAACGATCGACAAGATCAAAGCGCCGTTTTCGTCAGTGA
- a CDS encoding sulfatase, with product MRTVFVLFDSLNRTAMGCYGSEAVKTPNFDRFAARAQTFDNHYVGSLPCMPARRDLHTGRLNFTHRSWGPLEPYDKSFAQILKQNGTYTHLISDHFHYFEDGGSGFHTRFSSFDFIRGQEYDPWVAMVQPPIDRFKEIYSEKHYKMTPEDKHFQALVNREELQEEEQFPTAKCFASAFDFLDKNKVADDWMLMLECFDPHEPFHVPPRFREAYESGYNGKILDWPHYERVSESESEMREIRANYAALVAMCDEYFGKLLDYFDEHDMWKDTALILTTDHGFLLSEHEWWGKCRMPYYEEISHIPLIIHDPRFPEAGGRRTNALTQSIDVMPTIMGLHGIEPPAEVLASDLAAVMKDPNYQLREVAVFGIFGGPIGIADGTYATYYYPPDIFAEGLREYTLAPAHMTDFFTPKELRTAELSPGFNFTQGIPLLSIAAQSDAKRVPMNDGIGFDDIGTRLYNVVSDPKQKAPFVDEKISQFLMDGALKILQQHDTPAEVYGWYGLLK from the coding sequence ATGCGAACAGTTTTTGTACTTTTTGACAGTTTGAACCGGACCGCCATGGGATGTTATGGCTCTGAGGCCGTAAAGACTCCGAATTTCGATCGCTTTGCGGCCCGCGCTCAGACTTTTGATAATCACTACGTTGGTTCTCTGCCTTGTATGCCCGCACGAAGAGACCTTCATACTGGTCGGCTGAATTTTACTCACCGCAGTTGGGGTCCTCTTGAGCCTTACGACAAATCCTTTGCCCAAATTCTTAAGCAAAACGGTACTTACACGCATCTAATCAGTGATCACTTCCATTATTTTGAAGACGGTGGCAGCGGGTTCCATACGCGTTTCAGCAGCTTCGACTTTATCCGTGGACAAGAATACGACCCGTGGGTGGCGATGGTTCAACCACCAATTGACCGGTTCAAAGAGATTTATTCCGAAAAACATTATAAAATGACGCCGGAAGATAAGCACTTCCAAGCACTGGTGAACCGCGAAGAATTGCAAGAAGAAGAGCAATTCCCGACAGCGAAGTGTTTTGCATCAGCCTTTGATTTTCTTGACAAAAACAAGGTCGCTGATGATTGGATGCTTATGCTTGAATGTTTCGATCCGCATGAGCCATTCCATGTTCCTCCCCGCTTTCGTGAGGCCTATGAGTCCGGGTATAATGGCAAAATCCTGGACTGGCCACACTATGAACGCGTGAGTGAGAGCGAAAGCGAGATGCGCGAAATTCGTGCCAATTACGCCGCTCTTGTAGCCATGTGTGATGAGTATTTCGGCAAACTGCTAGATTATTTCGACGAACACGATATGTGGAAAGACACAGCACTTATTCTCACTACCGATCATGGATTCTTATTGAGTGAGCATGAATGGTGGGGCAAATGCCGGATGCCCTATTATGAGGAAATCTCCCACATTCCTTTGATAATTCACGATCCGCGCTTCCCAGAGGCGGGTGGCAGACGCACGAACGCTCTGACGCAGAGCATTGATGTCATGCCAACGATTATGGGTTTGCATGGTATTGAACCGCCAGCAGAAGTGCTTGCATCAGATTTGGCGGCGGTGATGAAAGACCCGAACTATCAGCTGCGAGAAGTAGCTGTTTTTGGAATTTTTGGAGGCCCTATTGGTATCGCCGATGGTACCTACGCCACCTATTATTATCCGCCTGACATCTTCGCAGAAGGCCTCCGAGAATACACATTGGCGCCAGCTCATATGACCGATTTCTTTACACCTAAAGAGTTGAGAACGGCGGAACTGTCACCGGGCTTTAATTTCACCCAAGGGATACCGCTCTTAAGCATTGCTGCGCAATCTGACGCAAAACGGGTGCCTATGAATGACGGTATTGGCTTCGATGACATCGGCACACGCTTATATAACGTTGTGTCTGATCCAAAACAGAAGGCGCCGTTTGTAGATGAGAAAATTTCACAGTTCCTTATGGATGGTGCGCTGAAGATTTTGCAGCAGCATGATACGCCAGCGGAGGTTTATGGCTGGTACGGGCTACTAAAATAA
- a CDS encoding tripartite tricarboxylate transporter permease codes for MAKPTIDKIKAPFSSVKLITKHLPNLFRSAILGTFFGALPGAGGVISSFTSYAVAKARAKPTENYGEGEEGGVVATEAANNACCGGALIPTLSLGIPGDGATAVLMGALFLLGFYPGPELFEFHKDVAGGIFIAFIAANVFLLIFGIVLTPLFVSVLKFAKAYLIPAVLLLSIIGTFAIQSSLFDLWVMFLFGILGYFLRRGGYPLAPIIIGAILGPICESNFRRSLLISDSGYEIFISRPISAVILGIVAVMLMYLIFASIKRHRRPSAT; via the coding sequence TTGGCCAAGCCAACGATCGACAAGATCAAAGCGCCGTTTTCGTCAGTGAAGTTGATCACAAAACACCTTCCAAATCTGTTCCGATCTGCAATCTTAGGAACTTTTTTTGGTGCTCTTCCGGGTGCAGGTGGGGTTATTAGCTCCTTTACCTCCTATGCTGTTGCAAAAGCGCGAGCAAAACCCACTGAGAATTATGGTGAAGGTGAAGAAGGCGGCGTTGTTGCAACAGAGGCTGCTAATAATGCTTGTTGCGGCGGTGCGCTGATCCCAACACTTTCATTGGGTATCCCCGGTGATGGTGCAACGGCTGTGCTGATGGGGGCTTTGTTCTTGCTCGGGTTCTATCCGGGGCCAGAGCTTTTTGAATTTCACAAGGATGTTGCTGGCGGGATTTTTATTGCTTTCATTGCTGCAAACGTTTTCCTCTTGATTTTCGGCATAGTTCTTACGCCGCTCTTTGTCTCCGTTTTAAAGTTTGCTAAAGCCTATCTGATACCGGCAGTTCTCCTGCTTTCGATTATTGGAACCTTTGCGATACAATCTTCACTTTTCGATCTTTGGGTAATGTTCCTCTTTGGAATCCTTGGCTATTTCCTGCGCCGCGGTGGATATCCGCTAGCACCGATCATCATTGGGGCTATCCTTGGACCAATCTGCGAATCTAACTTCCGTCGATCCCTGCTGATTTCAGATAGTGGTTATGAGATCTTTATTTCACGGCCCATCAGTGCTGTGATCCTTGGAATAGTAGCCGTAATGCTGATGTACCTTATCTTCGCTTCAATAAAGCGACACCGCCGACCAAGTGCAACATAA
- a CDS encoding L-idonate 5-dehydrogenase: protein MTLKNLGLVLHGAKDIRLEERAFADLEALDVRVEFKVGGICGTDMHYYNDGQNAGFEMQSPVCLGHEMVGVVAEIGTKVTRVAVGDHVAVNPIMPCGSCPACKEGRPNICHNKRFPGSATVIPHVDGFFQQFPVVSEENCWKLPKDLPLELAAFAEPLSCALHAVVRAGSVVGKNVLITGAGPIGLLVAACAVVAGAANVIVTDLADGTLEVAKKLGVTETINVLKNPERLEELKANTGFFDVAFEASGAFPALETCYTLTRRGGTVMLVSVLPNKPNELKLNQFMLKEQSLLGSSQFTDEFEKSIALLAGNKIDVRPMLTHQFSFAEADKAFNIAKDRNQSVKVQFVA, encoded by the coding sequence ATGACCTTAAAAAACCTTGGCCTTGTTCTGCATGGGGCAAAAGACATTCGTTTAGAAGAGCGCGCCTTTGCAGATTTGGAAGCGCTGGACGTGCGGGTTGAATTCAAAGTTGGTGGCATCTGTGGCACTGACATGCATTATTACAATGACGGACAGAATGCTGGCTTTGAAATGCAAAGCCCAGTGTGCCTTGGTCACGAAATGGTTGGAGTGGTCGCGGAAATTGGCACTAAAGTGACCCGTGTAGCTGTTGGCGATCATGTTGCAGTAAACCCAATTATGCCTTGTGGGTCCTGCCCAGCCTGCAAAGAGGGCCGGCCGAATATCTGCCACAACAAGCGCTTCCCGGGCAGCGCAACTGTCATTCCGCATGTGGATGGGTTCTTCCAACAATTCCCTGTTGTCTCCGAAGAAAACTGCTGGAAGCTTCCTAAGGATCTGCCATTGGAACTCGCGGCATTTGCAGAGCCGTTGTCCTGCGCTCTGCATGCTGTCGTCCGGGCTGGTAGTGTTGTTGGGAAAAATGTTCTGATCACAGGAGCAGGCCCAATCGGGCTTCTGGTTGCAGCGTGTGCTGTTGTTGCCGGTGCTGCAAATGTGATTGTTACAGATCTTGCTGATGGCACTTTGGAAGTGGCGAAAAAGCTTGGTGTAACTGAAACGATCAATGTGCTCAAAAATCCAGAACGCCTTGAGGAGTTGAAGGCTAACACAGGGTTCTTTGATGTGGCTTTTGAAGCGTCGGGTGCGTTCCCAGCTCTTGAGACTTGTTACACTCTGACACGACGTGGTGGCACGGTAATGTTAGTATCCGTGCTTCCCAATAAGCCGAATGAGCTAAAGCTGAATCAGTTCATGCTGAAAGAGCAAAGCTTGCTCGGCTCAAGCCAGTTTACAGACGAATTTGAGAAATCAATAGCTCTTCTGGCCGGAAATAAGATTGATGTGCGTCCTATGCTGACTCACCAGTTTAGTTTCGCTGAGGCTGACAAAGCGTTCAATATCGCCAAGGATCGCAACCAATCTGTCAAAGTACAGTTTGTAGCCTAA
- a CDS encoding tripartite tricarboxylate transporter substrate binding protein produces the protein MKLSMKLLAVAALGAAAFSSPANAEFPERNIESIYPWGPGATMAVSQMIADAMGEQLGTNISVVSTPGAAGTKAFKTAMQKPADGYTIFDGYVAPLVLQPLLGNADWTYADFTPLWSATSNAFAIVVRKDEDRFNTFPEFVAYMKKNPGKLRYTTGPTKTLPHMVLAKVMQMSNVVGKPIPYREMQDGVKDLRGGVLDFLTANPGFYRTNKDHLKVLAVLSELDDASSVYDGAPRVTDYGIDMGISGLSPMGWNWWLVRKDTPAPIVKKLRDAMGAALATPELREKSLNVGFVPLGYSPEQYSEIVGPVAAQLQSGIDAIAWEEEQLKALR, from the coding sequence ATGAAACTAAGTATGAAATTACTTGCAGTTGCAGCACTGGGAGCTGCTGCATTTTCAAGCCCTGCAAATGCAGAATTTCCAGAGCGGAATATAGAGAGCATTTATCCATGGGGCCCAGGGGCAACGATGGCTGTGAGCCAGATGATAGCTGATGCTATGGGAGAGCAATTAGGGACCAATATTTCGGTCGTTTCAACACCTGGTGCTGCAGGGACTAAAGCTTTTAAGACTGCGATGCAGAAACCAGCTGACGGTTACACCATCTTTGATGGCTATGTTGCTCCGCTTGTTCTGCAACCTCTTTTGGGGAACGCTGACTGGACCTATGCTGACTTCACTCCGCTTTGGTCTGCAACCTCAAACGCATTTGCAATTGTTGTGCGCAAGGACGAAGATCGGTTTAATACTTTCCCTGAGTTTGTTGCATATATGAAAAAGAATCCGGGCAAACTACGGTACACCACTGGGCCAACCAAAACTTTGCCGCACATGGTCCTCGCCAAGGTCATGCAGATGTCGAATGTAGTTGGGAAGCCTATTCCTTACCGCGAAATGCAAGATGGCGTGAAGGATTTGCGCGGTGGGGTGCTCGATTTCCTGACCGCAAACCCTGGTTTCTACCGTACCAATAAAGATCACCTGAAAGTTCTTGCTGTCTTGTCAGAGCTTGATGATGCTTCCAGCGTTTATGACGGGGCGCCGCGCGTTACCGACTACGGTATTGATATGGGTATCAGCGGTTTATCACCAATGGGGTGGAACTGGTGGTTGGTCCGTAAAGACACACCTGCACCGATTGTGAAAAAGCTTCGCGATGCAATGGGCGCGGCTCTTGCAACCCCGGAACTGCGTGAGAAAAGCCTCAATGTCGGCTTCGTTCCGCTTGGTTATTCACCAGAACAATATAGCGAAATTGTTGGCCCAGTAGCAGCTCAACTGCAAAGCGGTATCGACGCTATTGCTTGGGAAGAAGAGCAATTAAAAGCGCTGAGATAG
- a CDS encoding SDR family NAD(P)-dependent oxidoreductase: MSVTYDFNQKLIVVTGGARGLGFAMAERLIASNARVLITDLNEDNLKQACTELGENAFYRVQNVTEFDKVPALVDEIEANVGPVFGLVNNAGVHLKKAIWDVTDAEWLNVVNINQNGVFIMTREVLRHMRTRKEGAVVMISSMGGLLALPSAPAYVTTKTAVIGLTRNLAVDLGPDNIRVNAICPGFIDTEMTRAILDGDPVRGAKIRGRIPMPRLAQPEEIAAMVAFLCSDDSAYVSGQSIAVDGGFSVGF, translated from the coding sequence ATGTCCGTAACCTATGATTTTAATCAGAAGCTTATCGTTGTCACCGGTGGTGCCCGTGGGCTTGGTTTTGCAATGGCAGAGCGCCTTATCGCCTCCAATGCACGCGTTCTGATCACCGATCTGAATGAAGACAACTTGAAACAGGCCTGCACCGAGCTTGGCGAAAATGCATTTTACCGGGTACAGAATGTAACCGAATTTGACAAGGTCCCGGCACTGGTCGATGAGATTGAAGCAAATGTTGGCCCAGTCTTCGGTCTGGTCAACAACGCAGGCGTTCACCTGAAAAAGGCGATTTGGGATGTTACAGATGCTGAATGGTTGAATGTCGTCAACATTAACCAGAACGGCGTGTTCATAATGACTCGCGAAGTGCTGCGTCACATGCGGACCCGCAAGGAAGGCGCGGTTGTCATGATCTCGTCCATGGGCGGGCTCCTGGCCCTCCCATCTGCTCCTGCCTATGTAACCACGAAGACCGCTGTTATTGGCTTGACCCGCAATCTAGCTGTCGATCTTGGTCCAGACAATATCCGTGTGAATGCGATCTGCCCAGGCTTCATTGATACTGAAATGACCCGTGCGATCCTCGATGGCGACCCTGTACGTGGAGCAAAAATCAGGGGTCGGATTCCGATGCCACGGCTTGCTCAACCTGAGGAAATTGCGGCGATGGTTGCGTTCCTATGCTCAGACGATTCCGCTTATGTCTCCGGTCAATCCATCGCGGTTGATGGTGGCTTCTCTGTTGGATTTTAA
- a CDS encoding LysR family transcriptional regulator → MKAEKSFLNRRTSQFLAIYETGNIRDAAVTIGLTQPAVSMGLQQLEDELGTPLFNRSVKGVVPTSAGKIYYRYACNLRQSAIYAAQEIEEQVRGHSGTLRIGAGLAWASTFIPPVLVHIKKKFPNLTIDLVAGVADQLAEKFETGKLDLLLAAGPIEPLASPEFLSYFLTNIPMVAMADPSHSLASHKTVSLKQLQAAEWAGFYEDDTFVYHATQFFALHGLNPPTISMRTNAIAALTEFVKSTETITLVSSPIVPRSLEAGLVILPLTEPLWEIPVKIHLRHVAAQLGPIKMFIDKIHEVI, encoded by the coding sequence ATGAAAGCAGAGAAATCGTTTTTAAATCGGCGAACTAGTCAATTTCTTGCAATCTATGAGACGGGAAATATTCGCGACGCCGCAGTAACGATAGGTTTGACGCAGCCCGCTGTTTCCATGGGATTGCAGCAACTGGAGGACGAACTTGGGACGCCACTTTTTAACCGATCGGTGAAAGGCGTTGTGCCAACGAGCGCCGGAAAAATCTACTACAGATATGCATGCAACCTAAGACAGAGCGCGATCTACGCCGCTCAAGAAATCGAAGAACAGGTGCGTGGTCACAGTGGAACTTTGCGCATTGGAGCAGGTCTTGCTTGGGCCAGTACTTTCATTCCCCCGGTTCTGGTTCACATCAAAAAAAAATTCCCCAACTTGACAATAGATCTGGTTGCAGGGGTCGCAGACCAGCTGGCCGAGAAATTTGAGACAGGAAAGCTAGACTTGCTCTTGGCGGCGGGTCCAATTGAGCCATTGGCCTCCCCAGAATTCCTCAGTTATTTTCTAACAAATATCCCGATGGTCGCGATGGCAGACCCATCCCACTCTCTTGCTAGCCATAAAACTGTATCACTAAAGCAATTGCAAGCAGCAGAGTGGGCCGGCTTTTATGAGGATGACACCTTCGTTTATCACGCTACTCAATTCTTCGCTCTGCATGGTCTAAATCCTCCAACAATCTCCATGCGCACAAACGCAATTGCAGCACTTACCGAATTTGTAAAAAGCACAGAAACGATAACACTTGTATCCTCCCCGATCGTTCCCAGAAGCTTAGAAGCCGGTCTCGTGATTTTGCCGCTGACGGAACCTCTTTGGGAGATCCCAGTAAAAATTCACCTCCGCCACGTAGCAGCCCAACTAGGTCCTATCAAAATGTTCATCGATAAAATCCATGAAGTGATTTGA
- a CDS encoding tripartite tricarboxylate transporter TctB family protein, translating into MDNEFKKSKRLDVILALSFLLPVALVYYQIATSLTEQGAAFGDAMTNAAMFPKLIATVLGFLAVIQLVISIRQPSTEPAFILNRALWNSLVVVVFLTAYLTALPLLGYHIMTPILCLSMLVLLGVSVIPAIFIGLGLSLLVALFFEVALNVVLPTGLFGLALPF; encoded by the coding sequence ATGGATAATGAATTCAAAAAAAGTAAGCGACTCGACGTGATACTAGCCCTTTCATTTCTGCTACCGGTTGCACTGGTTTACTACCAGATCGCAACGTCCCTTACCGAACAAGGGGCAGCGTTCGGGGATGCGATGACTAACGCTGCTATGTTTCCAAAACTTATCGCCACTGTGCTTGGTTTTCTTGCCGTGATCCAGCTGGTTATAAGCATACGCCAACCATCCACCGAACCGGCGTTTATCTTGAACAGAGCACTTTGGAATAGCTTGGTTGTTGTTGTTTTTCTGACAGCATACCTCACAGCCTTGCCGTTGCTTGGCTATCATATCATGACACCTATTTTGTGCCTGTCGATGCTTGTTCTCCTTGGCGTGTCTGTCATACCCGCGATATTTATCGGTCTGGGATTATCTTTGCTGGTTGCTTTGTTTTTCGAAGTCGCTTTGAACGTTGTCTTGCCAACCGGCCTCTTCGGGCTGGCCTTGCCGTTTTGA
- a CDS encoding extracellular solute-binding protein, translated as MIEFKGMTWDHPRGIDPLIAASQEYSRRNSAISFNWEKRSLQAFGDQPLDTMAATYDFMVIDHPHVGEASEQGILTALDLPEYTTELADLALHTVGASHLSYQWKGKQWALAIDAAAQVAARRRDLHEKPVTTWDDVIHLAETGKVLFPLKPVDAIDAFMSLCANVGDPCAETDDFLVSRATGLLALENMRAVSRNVDNRCFEMNPIGALDIMSTCDDFVYAPMLFGYVNYAQAGFRKKIVHQENMPSLGTQGPEGSIIGGTGISVSSKCEHQAEAIKFAYWLASKECQTGVYVQNNGQPAHSAAWDDAKANSSSNNWFRNTRETLDRCWLRPRYAGFLPFIDEAGDFLTAFVRGDGTATYTLDAIDLAFRTSLETR; from the coding sequence ATGATCGAATTCAAAGGTATGACATGGGATCACCCGCGAGGGATCGACCCCCTAATAGCAGCGTCCCAGGAATACAGTCGCCGTAACTCGGCTATTTCATTTAACTGGGAAAAACGCTCTTTACAGGCTTTTGGCGATCAGCCGCTGGACACAATGGCGGCAACCTATGACTTTATGGTCATTGATCACCCACACGTTGGGGAGGCAAGTGAGCAAGGGATTCTGACCGCACTTGATCTGCCGGAATACACAACAGAACTTGCTGACTTAGCCCTCCACACAGTTGGCGCCTCACATCTGAGCTATCAGTGGAAAGGCAAACAGTGGGCGCTGGCGATTGATGCTGCGGCTCAAGTCGCGGCGAGGCGTCGGGATTTGCATGAAAAGCCTGTCACCACGTGGGATGATGTGATCCATCTTGCCGAGACAGGCAAGGTTCTTTTCCCACTTAAACCAGTTGATGCGATCGACGCTTTTATGAGCCTGTGCGCCAATGTTGGTGACCCGTGTGCTGAAACTGATGATTTCTTGGTGAGCCGTGCCACAGGACTGCTTGCACTTGAGAACATGCGCGCAGTATCGCGAAATGTCGACAACCGATGTTTCGAAATGAACCCCATTGGTGCTCTGGACATCATGTCTACCTGTGATGATTTTGTGTATGCGCCCATGCTGTTCGGTTACGTGAATTATGCGCAAGCTGGCTTCCGCAAGAAGATTGTTCATCAGGAAAACATGCCAAGCCTCGGGACACAGGGCCCAGAAGGCTCGATCATCGGCGGAACCGGCATTTCGGTCTCCTCCAAGTGTGAGCATCAGGCAGAGGCTATTAAGTTCGCATATTGGCTCGCCAGTAAAGAATGCCAGACTGGTGTGTATGTTCAAAACAACGGGCAACCGGCTCATTCAGCAGCTTGGGATGATGCAAAAGCGAACTCATCCAGCAACAACTGGTTCAGAAATACCCGTGAGACATTAGACCGTTGCTGGCTTCGCCCGCGCTACGCAGGGTTCCTCCCCTTTATTGATGAAGCCGGTGACTTCCTGACTGCTTTTGTGCGCGGTGATGGAACAGCAACATACACTTTGGATGCCATTGATTTGGCGTTCCGAACTTCCTTGGAAACACGATAA
- a CDS encoding TRAP transporter large permease, with product MSEMALVGCMFGGLLLLIFAGFHIYVALGLVTVGGVWAFSGSFDLAMTLLSTTLVEALREYVFAVIPLFVLMGEFLARSGAAKDLYQVMNKAFRKLPGRLAVATVAGNTVFAAAVGVSIASAATFTRIAYPEMKQQGYNDSVSLGCIAGSACLGMLIPPSTLLIIYGMLTEMSIGKLFAAALIPGLALATLFAIYVMGLAVFKPELLGEGKRGETNNKEDKQLTHVEYIGGLGTISVIFLVLGGIWFGWFTPTEAAGFGALLGFLLAMVKGLKKNEIVEAILHTGRISAPLLILLIFGSFYGRLLAFGGVIDLVDSVISGWGLTPAMLLVVMVCVWFIMGMFIDSNSIILLSIPIFAPIAIAAGYEPLQFAIIAILAIEAGILTPPLGLCVYTVKAALDDPKVTLGQIFLGAAPYWIMLLILIILLVQVPAVTGYLPSIM from the coding sequence ATGTCTGAGATGGCATTGGTTGGCTGCATGTTTGGTGGGCTCCTGCTGTTAATTTTTGCAGGTTTCCATATTTATGTGGCACTTGGTTTAGTCACGGTTGGCGGCGTGTGGGCATTCTCCGGAAGCTTTGATCTCGCAATGACTTTGCTTTCAACCACATTAGTTGAAGCCCTTCGCGAATACGTTTTCGCAGTAATTCCGCTGTTTGTCCTGATGGGAGAATTTCTCGCCAGAAGCGGCGCAGCAAAAGACCTCTATCAGGTCATGAATAAGGCTTTTCGCAAGTTACCTGGTCGGTTAGCGGTTGCTACCGTTGCTGGCAATACAGTATTTGCGGCGGCTGTTGGCGTTAGTATTGCCTCTGCGGCGACGTTCACCCGCATAGCTTATCCTGAGATGAAGCAGCAAGGGTACAACGATTCCGTTTCGCTTGGCTGTATTGCTGGTAGCGCGTGTCTGGGTATGCTCATCCCGCCAAGCACACTCCTCATCATCTATGGAATGCTGACAGAGATGTCGATCGGCAAACTGTTTGCAGCAGCGCTCATTCCAGGATTGGCCCTAGCAACCTTATTTGCCATTTATGTGATGGGTCTTGCTGTTTTTAAACCGGAGCTCTTGGGCGAGGGCAAACGCGGTGAAACCAACAATAAGGAAGATAAACAACTCACCCACGTTGAGTACATTGGTGGTCTTGGAACGATCAGTGTTATTTTCCTCGTTCTTGGTGGCATCTGGTTTGGGTGGTTTACGCCAACTGAAGCAGCCGGATTTGGCGCTCTGCTTGGCTTCCTTTTAGCTATGGTCAAGGGCTTGAAGAAGAATGAAATTGTGGAAGCAATTTTGCACACTGGCCGGATCTCTGCTCCTCTTCTCATTCTGCTGATCTTTGGTTCTTTTTACGGTCGGTTACTCGCCTTTGGTGGCGTCATTGATTTGGTGGACAGCGTAATCAGCGGCTGGGGTCTAACTCCTGCAATGCTGCTCGTCGTGATGGTTTGTGTCTGGTTCATCATGGGAATGTTCATTGACTCCAACTCCATAATTCTGCTGTCTATTCCGATTTTCGCGCCGATTGCAATTGCCGCCGGTTACGAACCTCTTCAGTTCGCCATCATCGCAATTCTTGCAATTGAGGCCGGTATTTTGACGCCGCCGCTCGGGCTGTGTGTCTATACGGTGAAAGCAGCTCTCGACGACCCCAAAGTCACTCTTGGACAGATATTCTTGGGGGCGGCACCCTATTGGATCATGTTGTTGATCCTGATCATTCTATTGGTTCAGGTGCCTGCTGTTACCGGGTATCTACCGAGTATTATGTAG
- a CDS encoding TRAP transporter small permease subunit, protein MLSALLILFVTCIIIVDVLGRGLFNSPLTGTVEIVSNVIVVIAFLQISYAIQTNGMFHTDMFVNLMPSSIKKALQLLAELAGAALIAMMIYASWGDMMLVNTTVVVSFASRFTQFAQSSFRAAFLHF, encoded by the coding sequence ATGTTAAGTGCTCTTCTTATATTGTTTGTGACCTGTATAATTATTGTAGATGTCCTTGGGCGCGGATTGTTTAACTCGCCACTTACTGGAACCGTAGAAATCGTAAGCAACGTTATTGTTGTTATTGCATTTTTGCAGATCTCCTACGCTATTCAGACCAACGGCATGTTTCATACCGATATGTTCGTCAACTTAATGCCGAGTTCCATCAAAAAGGCGCTTCAACTGCTTGCCGAACTTGCAGGTGCAGCTCTGATTGCAATGATGATCTATGCCTCCTGGGGCGACATGATGTTGGTGAATACTACGGTGGTGGTCAGTTTCGCTTCCCGGTTTACCCAGTTCGCACAATCATCGTTTCGTGCAGCATTTTTGCATTTTTGA